The Pogona vitticeps strain Pit_001003342236 chromosome 7, PviZW2.1, whole genome shotgun sequence genome segment GACGTGGGCAGGGACTCCCTTGAGCGGGTCGCCTTCAAAGGGATGCTGGAGCaaagccctgtgtgtgtgtgtggagggggcaCTCTAGTGACCAGCATGACGCCCAGAGAAGGTCAGACTAGATGACCCACCAGAACCCACGTGAGACGAGGTGCCTTGGTTGCGAGGTGGATGAGTTATGCTGCCCAAGTCTCTCTATTTCTCCTCAGGGGGAAATGCATAAAACATCATCCTCCCAACCCAGACAGGAATATGAATCTTCCTGAGGTGCAGCTGTTGCTTTTTCCACCCTGGCACAGTTGCTCCACTCCGTTATTTAAACCCCTGGCCCGCTTTCTTTGCATGGgcatctatatatatattttttcctccacTTCATCATAAGTCCCTCATTCTCCATTTATCTCTCTCCCACATCACTCCCGCGCATTCTCCCCGGGAccatttctcttcccttcccgTCCTGTCCATCTTTCTTGCGCCATGACACAGACGTACGGCCACACCGTTTGGGATTTGCCTCCCATTTTATGCAGGGGGAGGAGAAAGTGAAATATATTTTCGAGAGATACGACGTGATAAAGCACAGCGTTCGGGGCCGCGAGCTCTCGGAATCTCTTATGAGGGGAAGAGCGATCCGTTAGAACGTTACCTGGGCTCCGAAATATATCAGGAAACAGACTCATCAgactgtggagctggaaaaggGTACCCAGGGGTCATCCAGACGATCCCCAGCTAACGTTGGAAATCTGCAGATAAAGCATCCTCAGTAGTGACCCTCTGTGTTGAGAAACCTCTTCACAAAGCAAAGTCCAGCCCTTTCCTGGCGGAACGTGTGGCCAAGCGTGTAAGGGACCCACAGCTCACTTGGATTTAATTGAGCCATGAAGGGTCCTTAGCTTTACAGAAGACCCGCTGCTGGCAGGGATGAAACATGCTTGGCACacctccttgaccagggctgtTCCCAATGATCCCCTCGGGTTCCCTTCCAACTTGGCAactctattttattattatattgttttattaaatcaactgcatttttggattctccttTGGGGATGCAACTTTGGGGAGCATACAGAAGCTGCAGTCCCTCTACCTTTAAGGCCTCCAACACCATCCTTGGCAAAGTGTCTATTCCTAAAATTGCGTTTGGGCATTCTCCTGCTCCTGTCTCATCGAGTGCCAAAGAACGAAAAACCTGCATCAAGTCCATATCGGCACAGGTCCACGAGCCAACACCTGCATGTTGTCTGAGCTGCTGAAGTATTTTTAAACATGACGGCTGTAATAAACTGGAAATGTCTAcagagtctctctctgtgtgtgtgtttgtgtgtgtgtgtgtgtgtgtgtgtgtgtgtttgtgtgtgtgtgtgtgtgtgtgtgtgtgtgtgtgcatatgtgggGATGCTGATTGGCCAGGTGGTGCTGTTGTGCCTCAACCGGTCCTGCCGGAGAGCCGGCATTGGAAATGAAGTTCACAGACTGTTGCTTGGCATAAATCAACCGAGCCCTTTTAATCCCGGCGTAACGGCTGCAGCGTTGACCAGCTGTGGCTCCCAACCTGCCGAGCCAGCCGGGTCCCCCTTGGGAAGGGTGCTTTCTCCCGTGAAGCCGGCCAGTCGGAGCTCCTTCTGGGCACTCTGGGAAATGAGCGGCACGTTTTCCGGAGGAAGGACAGACTTCCCTTCACTGGCCACCTCCTCTTTAGCCATTCGTCAGCTGGGAGGCAGAATCCCACAGGGCATCAGGCGCCAGTGGAGGGTGTCCAGGCGGAGAGCACCGTTAGGTTCTGAAGGGAGCAGCCCACAAGAAAGGGACCCTTCGTCGCATGAGCAGAGCGCTGGGCTTGATCACACCCTGGATCCGCCCTGGGGGAGGGTGTTTAGTGCGTCTAGGCCCCAGGAAGAAGGCCTGTCTCCCAGGAGGGGCACCCCTAAAACCCCTGCCTGTTCCTTAAGTCCAGTCTTTGGAGCACACCCAACCCAGTAGGTTCTGCTTCCCAAGATGGACCATGTGCACACCTGGCAGGATTACACATCCTGTCATCCCACCCAGGCCATCCATCGAGTTCCACTCAAAGTGATTCTCTAAAATCAGAGTGCGAGGAatggagagatttttaaaatccgccctccttcccttttattcatcacctccttccttccttccttccttccttccttccttcctggagcCTCTCTGATGAacatagctggggggggggagtgctggtctctgtcttttctccctccatccccccccacaaaaccccccacaaaacagCCCATGAAGTTTTTCTGGTGTAAGAGGGGCTTGGTGTAAGAACGTCCAACCTTGATTTCTGCTTGTCTGCTTGATCCGTGTGTCTCAGCTCATAAAAGAGGCAGGTGCGGTGGAGTAACCCGCCAGGAAAATAACAAATCAGGCCCAAGGAATGGGAAAGTGCTctaagtgtgtgtgcatgtctttctctgtgtatgtgtgtgtgtgagttccCTATACACACACGTTTATTCCTCACCATCCTCTGGGTTGTGCTGTCTGCCCCTTGTGGTCCTATTCCTGGTAAAAATGAGAGGGTGGTTTCCCAACCTGGAATTGTTCACTGTTTTGAAGCCAGTTtcttggatgggtgggtgggggaggcctCTGTGGCATGCCACTCCCCGTTTTGGCCCCTTTTGAAGCCACAAAACACAGGGCTGTTTCGCCCAAAGCACGATTCTCCCACCTCTGTGAGCTGCAGCCCCCCTTTTTCATGCGTCTTCTTTCATACCATGTTGAGTATCTGGTGGCATCGGCCAGCGAGGGGAGCGAGGCGTCTCTGCTTGTGAAGGTGGGGTCGGCGGGACCTTTTTCTGGACGTGAGGCTCACGTCCGGTCAAATGAATCAGACTGTCATTgtcctcttcttctttccccccaCCAGCGCCTCCCATGTCCATCTCGGTCATCGCGGCCGACACGCCAGCCCCCTTCAGCCGCTACCAGGCCCAGAACTTCACTTTGGTCTGCATCGTCTCTGGTGGGAAGCCTGCCCCCATGGtacgttttttggggggggaagtggggtgggggaaggcatgGGAGGTTCTCCCCCTGGGACTCTTGCAGGTCTTGCCTCCGTATGGGTCACCAACACGAAGGAGGCCAGGCTCGTCTGCGTACGGCTTATGGGCGACGGGGGCCTTTTCGTTCCTGTTTTGGGGTCCTACATAGGACGGCGCTCACAGGATTGGAGCTGTTCTGAGTTTTTCCATTGCTGTGACTTTTCccttccagtctctctctctctcctcctcctcctcctcaagcaGGTGCTTTTTACGCAAAATACACCCAGGAGACTCACAGTCGGGGCGGCGGGTGGGGGGAGATCCAGAGGCTCTGCAGAATCATTTCTGCATATCCATTCTGAGGTTTGGAGCGTTCAATTGTCTTCTCTTttacagagagggagagattgacaggggtgtgtgtctctctgtgtgtgtgtgtctgggaggTATATGTTTCCTTCCctagttttattttcttcttcttctctccaaaCGTTTCTCTGTAAACATTCCTGGGGGCCGTTTCATTACACCATGACATCTCTGTCTTAAAAGAGGCTCTTGCAGAAAGAAGACAATCTTCTCTTCAGAGGGACACTCAAAAAGGTTTTAACAGGCATTGCATCTGCCAAGCGAGCATCCTTCCAGCTACatgcacgaacacacacacataaagctGTCTGCACCCCAGAATCCTCACTGCTGTGGATCACAGAGCCGTAGAGGCAGCCAGTTGGGTGCAGAACCCTGCTTGCAATTTTGTGGCATGGTCAGTTCTTCCTAAAGCgtgtcctgggttcaaatttctgctgtGTCTTTTCTGAAATAGAATAGCAATAAGaaaaggggaggggcaggagcCAAGCTAAGGGAAGATGCCTTGGCATACCAAGGGCTGGCAGGATGGAAATCCTTCCTCTGCTTTACATCCCAGAATAGCATGCAAACAACACAACTTGTAAAACCAGGTTTTCCTCCTcctacacacacataaacacgCAAACACAGAGAGAGTCTTCTGCTGcctagaaggagagagagagagagagagactggaagaTCTGAGAAACTTATGAACATTTCTTGGGCGGGTTTTCCCCACCCCTGTTGGCTTAACAGATACATCGTGGACTCAACCTTGACCGGCTGTTAACCTCTTCTCGACTTGCCGCCTGCAGGTGTACTTTAAGAGAGATGGGGAGCTGATCGAGGTGGTGCCCCTGATGGACCCTCCGGTCAACGTGGCCGGGCTGCACGACGGCCGGGCTTCCCGCAACCTCTTCCACCGCGACATGGACGACACCAAAATGCAGCGGTCGCTCTCCCTCCTGGACGTGGAGGACCGGGGCGGCAGGCCCTCGACGGAGGACCCCCCGAGAGGCCTCACCCTGGACCAGGGACTTCTGTTCGGCCCGGCCACGGAGGCCGTCCCAGAGACTGTGGTGAGCCGAGAGTTCCCGCGGTGGATCCAGAACGTGGATCCCATCTACTACTTCCACCACACCCACATCCCCATCAGCGACGGCACGGTGGAGGTGCGGGCCATGCTCATGTGGACGCTTAACCCTCAGATAGACAATGACGCCCTGTTCAGTTGCGAAGTCAAGCACCCCGCCCTCTCCATGTCCATGCAGTCTGAAGTCACGCTGGGTAAGATGGGGCCGATCTGTCCGGGGGTCCTGGTTAGGGGGTGGGCCCACTTCCCCTTTCCGTCAATTCTCCAAACACCTGCCTTCGTAAGGCCCTTCTGGCTGGGGGCGGTGTGCCGTTGTGCAGGGGGCGGCATGTTTTCAACCCCGTGGGTAGCCTCTGTCAAGTTCAGACTCAAACCCCAAGTGGATTGGGTCCCCCGGAAGCAGCCGCCTCCATGGAGCTGGTGCCTGTTCCGGCCCAGAGTCTGGTCTCATTCCAAGGTTTTCGACGGAGGAAAGCCCAGCCTTAGAAGGAGGttaaaggaaagaggggaaagtcTAATTTCTGGTCAAACAAAGAGAATCAAGACCTGGCAACATTCGGATTGCACCCAAACCACTTTCTCTGGAGGAGAGACCGGGGGGGGGTGAAGCCAGAGGTGAGTAGGGGGGGGTCTGCAGCCACTGAGAAACAAGAAAGACCGGAAGCGCCGCCTGAAAACTCAATGAAAAGGAAAGATGAGTTTGTATGTTGAGGAAGGCCGACAGGTGCCTGAGGGACATGCAGGTCTTGTCTGCGTTTGGAGATGGGTGGATTAGAGATGAGCAGCAGATGATGCCCACCATCCCCGCCCATCACCACACCCTGGTATGTCACCCTTGGCAAGCTTGGCTCCACCACAGCGCTGGGCACGGGGTCCCCTGCGTCCTGTGGCTTTCCCTTCCTTCAAGGTGCTGTGTTTGCATCTCCGAGGGAAGCGTCTCGGTGCGGGTCCAAGAGAGGCCCCCTCGGAAAAGGTTCCCACCAGCATCTCGGCCAGGAGCGAAGCTGGGCCTCCCCACCCGCCACTCCCTCCGGCTCTGCCTGCTCCCCATTTCATTACATCTAATGGTCTCCCCAGCCCATTACCGGGCCTATGAGGCGCTGAGTTTTCCCCCCCGAGCAGCTGACGTCTCCTGTCGGGCTTGAATgatggctctccctccctgcatatttatttccctttttattttcagcttgCTCTCGCTCGCTTGTTCATTAAGACGAATCCCCCGCCCGCAACGATGTAGATTTTTCCGAAGGACTAGCACTGACTCTTTCTCTCGACCTCCTCACTGCCCTTTTTCTTGATCATCGTTAACAAGCAACATCCAGGCTAATTAAGCTTCATGGGGTTCCAAATCTTGCAGAATAAATGAAATCAGAAATTTCTCCCTGGCTTCTCCTCTTCCCATGCTCGCTTCCACCAAGTGGCTGGATTTTTCCAGGGTGAAGGCCAACAGCTGGAAGCAAAGTGCGCCTTCTAAATTTACCACCCCGCTTCAGCACAAACAAGAGAGTAGCAGTTAAGGAGACCTGGATGTCGGCGGCTTCATGTCCCTCACTCTGCaaggaaactcactaggggatcCCATGCaaatcctcctttcttttccagacAAGGTTGCTGGGACACCTGAAACACCACACACGTGGCTGCCTTTGCGTTCACTAGAGGAGGCTCCAGAGTAGAGGTGGAACTAAGAAATAGGGATGTCATAAGGAGAGGTGACAAATAAAATCAGACCGAATGGATGTTCTTGCCACTCCCACGATAGGTCCAGGCTGTATGGCCTGTGTTGGTCCCTTCTCATGTTTCCACAATGGCCTTCCTTCAAGGGAGAGATCCCTCTCCtcccaagcaagcaaaataaCACGGCTAGGAGAAAGAGGACCACAGAGAAGACTGGGAAATGTCTGGTTGCTCCAATGCTGGTAACGTAGTACCCCACCCATCGTTGGACATGCTCAGGCTGATGGAAAAGGAGGTCAAGCATCCTGGAAGAGCCAGCCTTCCCTAAAAAGCAAAGTTCCTAGAAAGAGAGcgaagggatgtgtgtgtgtggagagagaggtGGCATTGCCCTGTTGGAGCCAGTGGGAAGCTCCGGTGGAAGGTTGTGGGGCTGGGAAGAGGCCCCCATGGGCTAGGTGGCTCCACCACCTTCCTTGGTTCAGGGACCTTTCCTTGGCCTTAAGAGCAGGGTGATGCTGACTGGGAGAGCCCCATCCTCAACAGTTTTAAGTAGGCCCAAGAAAGGCCCCCAACTGTGAGATTCAGAAGAAAGTTGAATAAGTAGCTTAGAAACGTGACTGCTTCAGACAGGAGCTCCCAGAAGCCCAGGACTGGGTTGGCAGCTGAATCGTTAGAATGGATGTTCCGGAGAGCAACTTTTCCAGGCGTTGCTAGTGACCCCGGCTTCCCAGGGGCCatgaatccattccaggttttactGCAAACTAGGGGTGTGGAGAGggggtggtattttttttttacccatagCTCCCTGAATTTATCTGGCAGAAGGGCCGTTCTGAATTTAAAAATCACAAACTGGTGCACCTCTCACCTGAACGGAGAGGAGCTAGCCGAGGTGCTGAATATACTACTGTATTTGGGGAATAGGATTTGGTTCCTTGAAGGGTCCCTTGTAGTCATCAGGCTGAAACCAAAGATGGCAATCCTATTTACATCCATAGAAATTGGCTCAGCCTGCCGTGAggatttctcatttattttgagGAGCGAAGAGGGCCCCTAACGGCCAGATCCTGATCCTCCCATCACTTCTTCTTCTGGAGGAACCTCACACGTTCACAACTCCTTCTGAGCAGCATTGATACCCAAGCGTCTCAGTCTCCATCAAAAGAGGAGGCCTTAATCGCTCTAAAGaagtcattttgaaaagaaaaaaaaccctttcgtGATCTGACTCCACTACCggccctgttttcctcccctctctccggCTGCAGAGAGATTAGTTGATGTTCTGTAAGGAGCTAATCCTGGCAAGAGTGGCCCTCCGATCAAACCATTTCCTTGAGCAGCGCCTTCGGAAGCGCCATCCCTTTCCCCATCAAACCCCCAGCATTTACATACTAAAGACAAAATACCTTTTTATGTTAATCCCCAGCGGAAAAGCTGCCTTTGGCTGAGGGAGACATAAATCTTACACGGCCGGGGATAATGGGACTCGGTCAAAGAGACCCCGGGCTTGGCAAAGGAAGGAGGAATTTCAAACGTCGCTCTGGTCTGCCTCCCTCCGATCTGCGAGCTGTCCTAGATTTCTGTTTAGGGCCTCTGGATGGGCAGAAAGTTAGAGGCTCATCAGTGTGGTCTGGATTTCACATCAGtttgggggtctctctctctctgtgtgcgtatGCGTGTTTTTAAAGGAGCCCTTGTTTTGTCTCAAAGCATCCTGCCCGTCTTGTGAAAGAAGCTTTATGGCTCTGCATTGGCTGTTGCTATTGCGACacattcccccctttttaaaaaaaaaaaaaatgcaaatacaaataaggaaaagaaacaaacgagacctctgctcttcccagccCTACAAAAATGGAGAAAATAGCTGTTCCCTGTCAGCCCAGTGCAGGCACGTAAACCCTCTGCAAACAGGGGCCACTGCCTGCTCTTGATCAGATCATGGCAAAGGCTGGTGGGAATCGTCCCCTATCAATTATTCACTCCCGTCTCCATTATTCATGGCGGCCACCAGCACCACTCGGTATTCTTTGCTGGTTGGTGTTCCTTGGCCCCAGGCTGACAAGGGGGAGTTAGAAAATGGCAGAGGCTTCCCTGGGACGAGGGCTCGGGCCCTGCCAAGGCTGGGAGGGTGGATCGGTCTCTTTTACCTTATGCTAACACTATCCCTCCCCCATTTTAATGAAAGGCTCATTTGCCGTGTCTCTGCATCCATGcacaaatgtttcttttaagCCCACCCCTCCAATTTGAATGACATTGGATAGGCACACAAAAATTCAGATATTTCTGTTTGGACAACATATGGGGGGGTTTTTTGCAAGCTTTTTCTCGAGATGTCCGTCTCTCCCGGGGCGCTCATTCCAGCAAAACTATCTCCCTGATACAGAGAATGGCTCTGTGGTACAGCCCTAGTTTGGCCTGCAGAGGTCCCAGATCCAAGCGCAGACTTCTCTGGGTAGGGCTCTACCATACTGTGGCTGCCAGTCAGAACTGGTTGCATTAGACCACATGGGCCGGCAGTTTGAATCAACTTCCTACCTTCCCATGTTCGCAAAACTTTTCCCTTAATATATATCACTTAGCTTTTTCGGAATGTAACTTTCCCGACAACGGAGAAGTTACTTATGTTTGTAACCCCCAGAATCCCAGCTGCTGGCCGTCGAAGCCTCTGCATTGAAGCCCAGACCTCAACGCTTCCCCTCACTGATTTTTCCCCCCGGTAGCCACGTTCTTCACATGCAGGGCTTCTTACCATCTCTCTTTTAATTGGAGGACCATGTCATAAAACTGAGAGAGCGGCAGAACCTGAAAAAATAATTGCCTTGCCACCTGGGTGATCCGTCAGGAGTGGTGAACTAGGTCAGTTCGAATTGAACCAGGAGGCTAATGATTCTCCACACCCTCCTCTCGTGCGgcaggtattttattttatttgttgaagGGGAGGACAGGTTTTCCTTGCAAGGTGGAAGACAGTTCCAGAAGAACCAGGTAGTgggatgggagggagagagaaaatttgGTTCTGTTTGAATTGATCATGCCGGCTACACTTTGCTTTACGTCAGGGATCCCGAGAACCCGAGGTTGGCTGGTGGGTTTTGTTTCCCAGCTGGACAACATGAAGGAAGGCCCAATGGGCAGCTTGGTCCTGTCCTCAAGCACAAACCGGGATGAAACAGCTCTGTGCACAGAGTGTCCCACAGAACCAGAGGGCTAAGAAGATGGGAGCCTTGGTGGCACCTTCAAAGGCTCAATCATTTTTATGAGCCGTCACCCAGTTTTTCAGGTGCCAAATTAAACCACTGCTTCTTGACGTTGGCTGAAGTCTCTAGGTTCTGCTGCAACACGGCCTCCCTGGAGATTCCCCCAAGGGAGCTGGAAAGCAAGACAAGCTTGcttacatgttttattttttttttaaatcatgccaAACATCTGGACGGGTCGTCAAAAAGGAAGCGGAGGGTGACCAGCCAGGTTTCTCTGCATTTCCCACTGCAGCATCTAGTAGAGAGTCACCggattccccccccttcctccgtCTCATGCACCCCCTGAAGTGTGAAATTTCATCCTCTCCTTCATCAAGAGGCATAACCATCCTATTGGTGCTTATTTGCGTTCGTAAAAACAATTTTCAGATacgttaaaaaaaattaaaaagcatccGCAGCCGCAGCCAAGATTGCTGGATGGGACTCtgaagagggttcaaatcccttctcagccatgggGCAGAGTGGGAACCCCACcacttgaacatctcacataccttgaaaactgacTAAGGGTTGAAGGCCCATGAAAAGAGCACCTCCCCAAAAAGCAGTCGTCGTCTCATGCTCGTGCTGGAGGTGAGGCCTTTCTCGAGGTGGTGCAGACTCCTAGGTGGACTCCCTCTGTTGGGGAAACTTGTCTCATCGAGAATGAGCCACTTTGAGAGACATTTCTTACCGTGCCTCCTGGGAAGGGGCTTGTGCACACCGGCACATACGCAGGAATCTCTGTTTGGCCCCCCTGTCATCGGGGCCCCACGTGTGTTCCGACTCCACGCATCTCCTAACCCGTGTCAGAGGTGCTGGTTGGGGGGGTTGCTTTCCTGAAAAGTCACTTCTCCCTAGTGCCTGCTTTGGTGGCCCCCATTGCGGGCCTGATCCGGCTAGGTTCTTCTTGCCTTCTGctgttgtgttctgttttgtgtCCTGGTCCCCCTCCTTGCCTCCAGCACCCGCAGCTCCCGGGGGGGGAAGACTGAGACTGTGAAGTCGCTCTGTCCCTCGGTGGCATGTGCGAAAGTCATGGCCCACTTCTTTAGGACAGCTGTCCTTGCTCCGACACCATTGCAGCAGTAGGCAGAACCAGCAAGCGGGGATGTCTGTCCCCAGGGTGGAAATAGGAATgaatctcctctttttttcttgcagtgGCTCCGAAGGGACCCAAAATTATGATGACCCCAACCAGAGCTCGAGTCGGAGACACGGTCCGGATCCTGGTCCAGGGATTTCAGGTGCGTAGGAGTCCGCGGGGCTCCCAAAGGCTTGGTCTTCCCATGCGATTAGTGGCCTCCA includes the following:
- the IGSF21 gene encoding immunoglobulin superfamily member 21 isoform X2, which codes for MREIVWYRVTDGGTIKQKIFTFDAMFSTNQSHMENYRKREDLVYQSTVRLPEVRISDNGPYECHVGIYDRATREKVVLASGNIFLNVMSPPMSISVIAADTPAPFSRYQAQNFTLVCIVSGGKPAPMVYFKRDGELIEVVPLMDPPVNVAGLHDGRASRNLFHRDMDDTKMQRSLSLLDVEDRGGRPSTEDPPRGLTLDQGLLFGPATEAVPETVVSREFPRWIQNVDPIYYFHHTHIPISDGTVEVRAMLMWTLNPQIDNDALFSCEVKHPALSMSMQSEVTLVAPKGPKIMMTPTRARVGDTVRILVQGFQNEVFPEPMFTWTRVGSRLLDGSAEHDGKELVLERVPAELNGSMYRCTAQNPLGSTDTHTRLIVFENPNIPRGPEDSNGSPPTSRSTFGFLLTLILTVTLELT